Proteins from one Globicephala melas chromosome 21, mGloMel1.2, whole genome shotgun sequence genomic window:
- the DUSP26 gene encoding dual specificity protein phosphatase 26 isoform X1, translated as MTVVMMLKLIAVVVVTALVLCFCAPSDPPGKTTSLPKHPKIPSPLTSPDPKTSAPFALSSYLETDPSSATPVAATVPAASKMCPGNWLWASVTFMARFSRSGSRSPVRTRGALEEIPAVQHPFLNVFELERLLYTGKTACNHADEVWPGLYLGDQEIANNHRELRRLGISHVLNASHSRWRGTPEAYVGLGIRYLGVEAHDSPAFDMSVHFQAAADFIHRALSQPGGRILVHCAVGVSRSATLVLAYLMLYHSLTLVEAIKKVKDHRGIIPNRGFLRQLLALDRRLRKRLEA; from the exons ATGACGGTGGTGATGATGTTGAAGCTGATAGCTGTGGTGGTGGTGACGGCTCTCGTGCTCTGTTTCTGTGCTCCTTCTGACCCGCCAGGGAAAACCACCTCTCTCCCTAAACACCCCAAGATCCCATCTCCCCTCACCAGTCCTGATCCTAAGACCTCTGCTCCTTTTGCCCT caGCAGCTACCTGGAGACTGACCCCTCATCAGCCACCCCCGTGGCTGCCACGGTTCCTGCCGCCTCTAAGATGTGCCCCGGCAACTGGCTCTGGGCCTCGGTGACATTTATGGCCCGCTTCTCCCGGAGTGGCTCGAGGTCTCCTGTTCGCACGAGAGGGGCCCTGGAAGAGATACCAGCTGTCCAGCATCCCTTCCTCAACGTCTTTGAGTTGGAGAGGCTTCTCTACACGGGCAAGACGGCCTGTAACCACGCCGACGAGGTCTGGCCGGGCCTCTACCTCGGAGACCA GGAAATAGCCAACAACCACCGGGAGCTCCGTCGCCTGGGCATCAGCCACGTCCTCAACGCCTCTCACAGCAGGTGGCGAGGGACACCCGAGGCCTACGTGGGGCTGGGCATCCGCTACCTGGGTGTTGAGGCCCACGACTCGCCAGCCTTCGATATGAGCGTCCACTTCCAGGCGGCCGCCGACTTCATCCACCGGGCACTGAGCCAGCCGGGAG GGAGGATCCTGGTGCACTGTGCCGTGGGCGTGAGCCGCTCGGCCACTCTGGTGCTGGCCTACCTCATGCTGTACCACAGCCTCACCCTTGTGGAGGCCATCAAAAAAGTCAAGGACCACCGAGGCATCATCCCCAACAGGGGCTTCTTGAGGCAGCTCCTGGCCCTGGACCGCAGGCTGCGGAAGCGACTGGAGGCgtga
- the DUSP26 gene encoding dual specificity protein phosphatase 26 isoform X2, with translation MTVVMMLKLIAVVVVTALVLCFCAPSDPPGKTTSLPKHPKIPSPLTSPDPKTSAPFALSYLETDPSSATPVAATVPAASKMCPGNWLWASVTFMARFSRSGSRSPVRTRGALEEIPAVQHPFLNVFELERLLYTGKTACNHADEVWPGLYLGDQEIANNHRELRRLGISHVLNASHSRWRGTPEAYVGLGIRYLGVEAHDSPAFDMSVHFQAAADFIHRALSQPGGRILVHCAVGVSRSATLVLAYLMLYHSLTLVEAIKKVKDHRGIIPNRGFLRQLLALDRRLRKRLEA, from the exons ATGACGGTGGTGATGATGTTGAAGCTGATAGCTGTGGTGGTGGTGACGGCTCTCGTGCTCTGTTTCTGTGCTCCTTCTGACCCGCCAGGGAAAACCACCTCTCTCCCTAAACACCCCAAGATCCCATCTCCCCTCACCAGTCCTGATCCTAAGACCTCTGCTCCTTTTGCCCT CAGCTACCTGGAGACTGACCCCTCATCAGCCACCCCCGTGGCTGCCACGGTTCCTGCCGCCTCTAAGATGTGCCCCGGCAACTGGCTCTGGGCCTCGGTGACATTTATGGCCCGCTTCTCCCGGAGTGGCTCGAGGTCTCCTGTTCGCACGAGAGGGGCCCTGGAAGAGATACCAGCTGTCCAGCATCCCTTCCTCAACGTCTTTGAGTTGGAGAGGCTTCTCTACACGGGCAAGACGGCCTGTAACCACGCCGACGAGGTCTGGCCGGGCCTCTACCTCGGAGACCA GGAAATAGCCAACAACCACCGGGAGCTCCGTCGCCTGGGCATCAGCCACGTCCTCAACGCCTCTCACAGCAGGTGGCGAGGGACACCCGAGGCCTACGTGGGGCTGGGCATCCGCTACCTGGGTGTTGAGGCCCACGACTCGCCAGCCTTCGATATGAGCGTCCACTTCCAGGCGGCCGCCGACTTCATCCACCGGGCACTGAGCCAGCCGGGAG GGAGGATCCTGGTGCACTGTGCCGTGGGCGTGAGCCGCTCGGCCACTCTGGTGCTGGCCTACCTCATGCTGTACCACAGCCTCACCCTTGTGGAGGCCATCAAAAAAGTCAAGGACCACCGAGGCATCATCCCCAACAGGGGCTTCTTGAGGCAGCTCCTGGCCCTGGACCGCAGGCTGCGGAAGCGACTGGAGGCgtga
- the DUSP26 gene encoding dual specificity protein phosphatase 26 isoform X3 has translation MCPGNWLWASVTFMARFSRSGSRSPVRTRGALEEIPAVQHPFLNVFELERLLYTGKTACNHADEVWPGLYLGDQEIANNHRELRRLGISHVLNASHSRWRGTPEAYVGLGIRYLGVEAHDSPAFDMSVHFQAAADFIHRALSQPGGRILVHCAVGVSRSATLVLAYLMLYHSLTLVEAIKKVKDHRGIIPNRGFLRQLLALDRRLRKRLEA, from the exons ATGTGCCCCGGCAACTGGCTCTGGGCCTCGGTGACATTTATGGCCCGCTTCTCCCGGAGTGGCTCGAGGTCTCCTGTTCGCACGAGAGGGGCCCTGGAAGAGATACCAGCTGTCCAGCATCCCTTCCTCAACGTCTTTGAGTTGGAGAGGCTTCTCTACACGGGCAAGACGGCCTGTAACCACGCCGACGAGGTCTGGCCGGGCCTCTACCTCGGAGACCA GGAAATAGCCAACAACCACCGGGAGCTCCGTCGCCTGGGCATCAGCCACGTCCTCAACGCCTCTCACAGCAGGTGGCGAGGGACACCCGAGGCCTACGTGGGGCTGGGCATCCGCTACCTGGGTGTTGAGGCCCACGACTCGCCAGCCTTCGATATGAGCGTCCACTTCCAGGCGGCCGCCGACTTCATCCACCGGGCACTGAGCCAGCCGGGAG GGAGGATCCTGGTGCACTGTGCCGTGGGCGTGAGCCGCTCGGCCACTCTGGTGCTGGCCTACCTCATGCTGTACCACAGCCTCACCCTTGTGGAGGCCATCAAAAAAGTCAAGGACCACCGAGGCATCATCCCCAACAGGGGCTTCTTGAGGCAGCTCCTGGCCCTGGACCGCAGGCTGCGGAAGCGACTGGAGGCgtga